In Candidatus Cloacimonadota bacterium, the following are encoded in one genomic region:
- a CDS encoding autorepressor SdpR family transcription factor: protein MSDNVFKAIADANRRKILNLLKTHGTLSAGQIAEHFDFTKASLSEHLKILRNTGLIYASRKGQYIYYRLNTSIFEDILAWVVNLRK from the coding sequence ATGTCTGATAACGTGTTCAAAGCTATTGCCGACGCTAATCGCCGCAAAATCCTCAATCTGCTGAAGACTCATGGAACTCTCAGCGCAGGACAAATAGCTGAACACTTCGATTTCACTAAGGCCAGTTTGAGCGAGCATCTCAAGATACTGCGCAATACCGGCCTGATCTACGCCTCCAGAAAGGGGCAATACATATACTACAGACTAAACACCAGCATCTTCGAAGACATTCTGGCATGGGTAGTAAACTTAAGAAAGTGA
- a CDS encoding SdpI family protein yields the protein MKRLKHFTGTIILLAAYLAAVVIIATALPADALIPIHWNIEGVVDDFTSKSSALFLAVLMVVGMFLLLYLMPYFSPKYKRQAERFDRILPYISFMMVLFLALLNLYGLCYPLGADMLPFNPVLIIIGFMMMFLGNLLPKLPRNFFVGIRTPWTISDEDNWYKTHRIGSRTFFLGGLVLVLKGFLPLSTTVQIISSWLALVLLLYPLFYSLYMFKKQSHEE from the coding sequence ATGAAGCGCTTGAAACACTTTACCGGAACCATCATCCTGCTTGCAGCATATCTGGCGGCAGTAGTAATAATCGCCACAGCCCTTCCAGCGGATGCTCTGATCCCTATCCACTGGAATATTGAAGGCGTAGTTGACGATTTTACCAGCAAAAGCTCAGCTTTATTTCTGGCTGTACTGATGGTGGTGGGTATGTTCTTGTTACTGTACCTGATGCCCTATTTCTCGCCCAAATACAAGCGGCAGGCAGAAAGATTTGACCGTATCTTACCCTACATCTCGTTTATGATGGTGTTATTTCTCGCTTTACTAAATCTATACGGTCTCTGTTATCCTTTGGGTGCAGATATGTTGCCCTTCAATCCGGTTTTGATCATCATCGGTTTCATGATGATGTTTTTGGGAAATCTCCTGCCCAAATTGCCGCGGAACTTCTTCGTTGGTATCCGCACTCCCTGGACCATCTCTGATGAAGACAACTGGTATAAAACTCACCGGATTGGCTCACGTACCTTCTTTCTGGGTGGCCTGGTGCTCGTGCTAAAAGGCTTCTTGCCCTTGAGTACCACAGTGCAGATCATTAGCTCCTGGTTGGCACTGGTGCTCTTGCTATATCCCCTGTTCTATTCGCTGTACATGTTTAAGAAACAATCGCATGAAGAATAA